In Falco naumanni isolate bFalNau1 chromosome 16, bFalNau1.pat, whole genome shotgun sequence, a single window of DNA contains:
- the NLRX1 gene encoding NLR family member X1 has protein sequence MLRATQCQSCLPWGSWAQLRRSLPGSRGTRGVYLCAASVPDAAGSYFLRKILCASSISHPRGCARFQGGSQEHSVQPSSPRRGLNQLKNVASSDAIKKHQKSLSAWFSHQPNEERQFGPSFSMDAVHVDPVIRESSLEEILKPSPDLTIQNQLQQPCSQVISLQNLFDVDACGRQVKNVVLYGTVGTGKSTLIKKMVVDWCHGRLPRFELVIPFSCEDLSQSHAPISLRRLITKKYQHLRDVVPMLGASNLKVLFILNGLERLNLDFRLAGTELCCDPNEPVPPSAIVVNLLRKYLLPEASIIVTTRPSAVRRIPGKYVGRYAEICGFSDTNLQKLYFQMRLSQPGCRGGDGAVSGSGEQENLVEMLSRNLERHNQIAAACFLPSYCWLVCTTLHFLYFTRTVPPSQTLTGIYTSFLRLNFSGEVLDSTDPTNISMMKYVAKMMGKLAYKGVMSRKTCFSEDDLQQCFEVEMKTESELNLLEVFRSDVFRFFLTPCVQPGKEHTFVFTIPAMQEYLAALYVVLGEKKTLAQRVGKELSEVIGKVSEDVAVVLSIISKVLPLRFLPVLFNLLKIFPRYFSRLSGKDRDAIAHTMAEELFKEEDYYNDDVLDQINSSILGVEGPMRHPDEAPDDEVFELFPIFMGGILSRRNRAILEQLGCSIKNLAAFEIAKAMKKTVIRNSRKGLPPSELMDYLFFLHEFQNERFTAEAIRSLRTVNLSSVKMTPLKCSILASVMGTTCHEVEELNLTSCNLDTSSLRTLFPVLLRCKALHLQLNSLGSDACKEIRDLLLHDKCVVSNLRLANNPLGEQGAQYLAEALAGNRSLTRLSLLHTALGDQGAEVIAQHLAENQHLQELNLGYNSLTDTSALHVVEVAKKHATLDKVHLYFNDISEDGKRALHSLRMDRDGVRALVFLTAGTDVSDYWPNILNVVQRNLPFWDRERVRQHLALILQDLESSRRQTANPWRKAKFLRVESEVKKMLGQLQHGTL, from the exons ATGCTCCGTGCCACGCAatgccagagctgcctgccctggggcagctgggcacagcttCGTCGATCCCTGCCGGGGAGCAGGGGAACCCGGGGGGTGTATCTGTGTGCTGCTTCGGTGCCAG atgctgcaggcagctaCTTCCTCAGGAAGATCCTTTGCGCAAGCAGCATCTCCCATCCCAG GGGCTGCGCTCGCTTCCAGGGAGGGTCCCAGGAGCATTCTGTACAGCCCAGCTCCCCTCGCCGTGGCCTGAACCAGCTGAAGAACGTGGCCTCTTCTG ATGCCATCAAGAAACACCAGAAGAGCCTGTCTGCATGGTTCAGCCACCAGCCCAATGAAGAGAGGCAGTTTGGCCCTTCCTTCTCGATGGACGCAGTCCATGTGGACCCAGTGATCCGGGAGAGCTCCCTGGAGGAGATCCTGAAGCCCTCACCTGACTTAACCATCCAGaaccagctccagcagccctgcagccaggtTATCAGCCTCCAGAACCTTTTCGATGTGGATGCCTGCGGGCGACAGGTGAAGAATGTGGTGCTGTATGGTACCGTGGGCACGGGGAAGAGCACCCTCATCAAGAAGATGGTGGTGGACTGGTGCCATGGTCGCCTGCCTCGCTTTGAGCTGGTCATCCCGTTCTCCTGCGAGGACTTGTCCCAGAGTCATGCCCCCATCTCCCTGCGGCGCCTCATAACCAAGAAGTACCAGCACCTCCGGGACGTGGTGCCGATGCTGGGCGCTTCCAACCTCAAGGTGCTTTTCATCCTCAATGGCCTGGAGCGCCTCAACTTGGACTTCCGACTGGCTGGCACGGAGCTGTGCTGTGACCCCAATGAGCCTGTGCCTCCCTCCGCCATCGTGGTCAATCTGCTGCGAAAATACCTCCTGCCAGAG GCCAGCATCATCGTCACCACGCGCCCATCAGCTGTGCGCCGGATTCCTGGCAAGTATGTGGGCCGCTACGCTGAGATCTGTGGCTTCTCTGACACCAACCTGCAGAAGCTGTACTTCCAGATGCGTctcagccagcctggctgtAGGGGAGGGGACGGTGCGGTTAGCGGCTCAGGCGAGCAGGAAAACTTGGTGGAGATGTTGTCGAGGAACTTGGAGCGCCACAACCAAatagctgctgcctgcttcttGCCCTCTTACTGCTGGCTGGTGTGCACCACGCTGCACTTTCTCTACTTCACCAGGACGGTACctcccagccagaccctgaCGGGCATCTACACCAGCTTCCTGAGGCTCAACTTCAGTGGGGAGGTGCTGGACAGCACTGACCCCACCAACATCTCCATGATGAAGTATGTGGCCAAGATGATGGGCAAGCTGGCCTACAAAGGGGTGATGTCCCGCAAGACCTGCTTCTCAGAGGACGACCTGCAGCAGTGCTTTGAAGTGGAGATGAAGACTGAAAGTGAGCTCAACCTCCTGGAGGTTTTCCGCAGCGATGTCTTCCGCTTCTTCCTCACTCCGTGTGTGCAGCCGGGCAAAGAGCACACCTTTGTCTTCACCATCCCTGCCATGCAGGAGTACCTGGCAGCTCTGTATGTGGTGCTGGGTGAGAAGAAGACCCTGGCGCAGAGAGTGGGGAAGGAGCTGTCAGAGGTCATTGGGAAGGTGAGCGAAGATGTCGCTGTCGTTCTGAGTATCATCTCCAAGGTGCTGCCCTTGCGCTTCCTACCAGTGCTCTTCAACCTGCTCAAAATTTTCCCTCGCTACTTCTCCCGGCTGAGCGGTAAGGATCGGGATGCTATTGCCCACACCATGGCAGAGGAGCTGTTCAAAGAGGAGGACTACTACAACGACGATGTTTTGGACCAGATCAATTCCAGCATCCTGGGCGTGGAGGGCCCCATGCGCCACCCTGATGAAGCCCCTGATGATGAGGTCTTTGAGCTCTTCCCCATCTTCATGGGTGGAATACTGTCCCGCCGTAACCGCGCCATCCTtgagcagctgggctgctccaTCAAGAACCTGGCAGCCTTTGAGATCGCCAAGGCCATGAAGAAGACAGTCATCAGGAACAGCCGCAAGGGCCTGCCCCCCTCCGAGCTGATGGACTACCTCTTCTTCCTGCACGAGTTTCAGAACGAGCGCTTCACAGCTGAGGCCATCCGCTCCCTCCGGACTGTCAACCTCTCATCCGTCAAGATGACCCCTCTCAAGTGCTCTATCCTGGCATCTGTCATGGGCACCACATGCCATGAGGTGGAGGAGCTGAACCTGACCTCCTGCAACCTTGACACGAGCAGCCTGAGGACCCTGTTCCCAGTCCTGCTGCGATGCAAAGCTCTCCA TCTGCAGCTCAACAGCCTGGGCTCTGATGCCTGCAAGGAGATCCGTGACCTGCTCCTGCATGACAAGTGTGTGGTGAGCAACCTGCG GCTGGCAAATAACCCcttgggggagcagggggcacAATACCTGGCTGAGGCGCTGGCAGGCAACCGCTCGCTGACCCGCTTGTCCCTGCTGCACACTGCCCTGGGGGACCAGGGTGCCGAGGTCATTGCTCAGCACCTGGCTGAGAACCAGCACCTCCAGGAGCTCAACCTGGGCTACAACTCCCTGACAGACACATCTGCCCTGCACGTGGTAGAGGTGGCCAAAAAGCACGCGACGCTGGACAAAGTGCA TCTGTACTTCAACGACATCAGTGAGGATGGCAAGCGGGCGCTTCACAGCCTGCGCATGGACCGGGATGGCGTCAGGGCACTGGTCTTCCTTACAGCAGGCACCGACGTCTCTGACTACTGGCCCAATATCCTGAACGTGGTGCAGAGGAACCTGCCGTTCTGGGACCGTGAGCGGGTTCGGCAGCACCTTGCCCTCATCCTGCAGGACCTGGAGAGCAGTCGGAGACAGACTGCCAACCCCTGGAGGAAAGCCAAGTTCCTGCGGGTCGAGAGCGAGGTCAAGAAGATGCTGGGGCAACTGCAGCACGGGACCCTCTAG
- the PDZD3 gene encoding Na(+)/H(+) exchange regulatory cofactor NHE-RF4 isoform X1, with protein MPSGRVLPRLPKVLGLEGDKKSIIKFEFNPKDGIDNPALTLTEDTDGEGKGEPRFYLLSKGSTETFGFCLNEELGCRGHVIRQVEVGGLAQRRGLQDGDRLLQVNGHFVDHMEHHRVVQKIKSSGNQVLLAVLDGDSYEAAKALGRDLSQMLPADIRPRLCHITRDKSGFGFSVSGPEGTKGTFQLAVQQDGPAERAGVPPGSWLLELNGASVRSYSHAQLTRKLKQSGTKVTLLVASSAVEEFYRLRGLRVTAALADTSWLPFKVRELHMVKGPAGYGFLLKEDDCSSGAIGQFLWDVDAGLPAEQAGMKEGDRLLAVNGESIEGLDHQQTVLRIRAHDDQVTLLVIDPAGDEFYHSIGLSPLLSFEDTDPASGSRTPSLPSPRGSPGLCHIEVGPKGPGSWLVAAANSIGITQSPRREEQRRLHQAF; from the exons ATGCCTAGTGGTCGGGTGCTACCAAGGCTGCCAAAGGTGCTGG ggCTCGAGGGTGACAAGAAGTCTATCAT AAAATTTGAATTTAATCCCAAAGACGGGATCGACAACCCTGCCCTGACGTTGACTGAGGACACAG ATGGTGAGGGCAAGGGGGAGCCCCGCTTCTACCTCCTGAGCAAGGGCAGCACGGAGACCTTCGGCTTCTGCCTCAACGAGGAGCTGGGCTGCCGGGGCCATGTCATCCGGCAGGTCGAGGTCGGGGGTCTGGCCCAGCgcagggggctgcaggatgGGGACCGGCTCCTCCAGGTCAACGGCCACTTCGTGGATCACATGGAACACCACAGG GTGGTGCAGAAGATCAAATCCAGCGGGAATCAGGTCCTACTAGCTGTGCTGGATGGAGACTCCTATGAAGCAGCCaaagccctgggcagggacctGTCCCAGATGCTGCCAGCTGACATCCGCCCGCGCCTCTGCCACATCACACGGGACAAAAGCGGTTTTGGCTTCAGTGTGTCGGGTCCAGAAG gcACGAAGGGCACCTTCCAGCTGGCAGTGCAGCAGGATGGGCCAGCAGAGAGGGCAGGGGTGCCACCAGGCTCCTGGCTCCTGGAGCTGAATGGGGCCAGTGTGAGGAGCTACTCGCATGCACAGCTCACCAGAAAG CTGAAGCAGAGCGGCACCAAGGTGACGCTGCTGGTGGCATCCAGTGCTGTGGAGGAGTTTTACCGCCTGCGGGGCTTGCGGGTCACAGCTGCTTTGGCAGACACCTCCTGGCTCCCCTTCAAGGTCCGAGAGCTGCACATGGTGAAGGGTCCGGCGGGCTACGGGTTCCTGCTCAAGGAGGATGACTGCAGCTCAGGGGCCATAG GCCAGTTCCTGTGGGATGTGGATGCAGGGCTGCCggctgagcaggcagggatgaaGGAAGGGGACCGACTCCTGGCTGTGAATGGTGAGAGCATCGAAGGGCTGGACCACCAGCAGACAGTGCTCAGGATCCGTGCCCATGACGACCAGGTGACACTGCTGGTCATCGACCCTGCTGGTGATGAGTTCTACCACTCG aTTGGGCTGTCCCCTCTGCTGTCCTTTGAGGACACTGACCCTGCCTCAGGCTCCCGCAcgccctccctgccctctccccgTGGCTCTCCTGGACTCTGTCACATTGAGGTGGGACCAAAGGGACCTGGCTcctggctggtggctgctgccaaCAGTATAGGGATCACACAG AGTCCGCGCCgggaggagcagaggaggctgcaCCAGGCGTTCTAG
- the PDZD3 gene encoding Na(+)/H(+) exchange regulatory cofactor NHE-RF4 isoform X2 — protein sequence MPSGRVLPRLPKVLGLEGDKKSIIKFEFNPKDGIDNPALTLTEDTDGEGKGEPRFYLLSKGSTETFGFCLNEELGCRGHVIRQVEVGGLAQRRGLQDGDRLLQVNGHFVDHMEHHRVVQKIKSSGNQVLLAVLDGDSYEAAKALGRDLSQMLPADIRPRLCHITRDKSGFGFSVSGPEGTKGTFQLAVQQDGPAERAGVPPGSWLLELNGASVRSYSHAQLTRKVRELHMVKGPAGYGFLLKEDDCSSGAIGQFLWDVDAGLPAEQAGMKEGDRLLAVNGESIEGLDHQQTVLRIRAHDDQVTLLVIDPAGDEFYHSIGLSPLLSFEDTDPASGSRTPSLPSPRGSPGLCHIEVGPKGPGSWLVAAANSIGITQSPRREEQRRLHQAF from the exons ATGCCTAGTGGTCGGGTGCTACCAAGGCTGCCAAAGGTGCTGG ggCTCGAGGGTGACAAGAAGTCTATCAT AAAATTTGAATTTAATCCCAAAGACGGGATCGACAACCCTGCCCTGACGTTGACTGAGGACACAG ATGGTGAGGGCAAGGGGGAGCCCCGCTTCTACCTCCTGAGCAAGGGCAGCACGGAGACCTTCGGCTTCTGCCTCAACGAGGAGCTGGGCTGCCGGGGCCATGTCATCCGGCAGGTCGAGGTCGGGGGTCTGGCCCAGCgcagggggctgcaggatgGGGACCGGCTCCTCCAGGTCAACGGCCACTTCGTGGATCACATGGAACACCACAGG GTGGTGCAGAAGATCAAATCCAGCGGGAATCAGGTCCTACTAGCTGTGCTGGATGGAGACTCCTATGAAGCAGCCaaagccctgggcagggacctGTCCCAGATGCTGCCAGCTGACATCCGCCCGCGCCTCTGCCACATCACACGGGACAAAAGCGGTTTTGGCTTCAGTGTGTCGGGTCCAGAAG gcACGAAGGGCACCTTCCAGCTGGCAGTGCAGCAGGATGGGCCAGCAGAGAGGGCAGGGGTGCCACCAGGCTCCTGGCTCCTGGAGCTGAATGGGGCCAGTGTGAGGAGCTACTCGCATGCACAGCTCACCAGAAAG GTCCGAGAGCTGCACATGGTGAAGGGTCCGGCGGGCTACGGGTTCCTGCTCAAGGAGGATGACTGCAGCTCAGGGGCCATAG GCCAGTTCCTGTGGGATGTGGATGCAGGGCTGCCggctgagcaggcagggatgaaGGAAGGGGACCGACTCCTGGCTGTGAATGGTGAGAGCATCGAAGGGCTGGACCACCAGCAGACAGTGCTCAGGATCCGTGCCCATGACGACCAGGTGACACTGCTGGTCATCGACCCTGCTGGTGATGAGTTCTACCACTCG aTTGGGCTGTCCCCTCTGCTGTCCTTTGAGGACACTGACCCTGCCTCAGGCTCCCGCAcgccctccctgccctctccccgTGGCTCTCCTGGACTCTGTCACATTGAGGTGGGACCAAAGGGACCTGGCTcctggctggtggctgctgccaaCAGTATAGGGATCACACAG AGTCCGCGCCgggaggagcagaggaggctgcaCCAGGCGTTCTAG